In Clavibacter californiensis, the sequence GACCCGCGACCGTCACGACCACGGGCGGCTTCCGCAGCGCGACCGTGAGCGCGACGCCCGGCAGCGACGACGTGGGCTTCGCCTCGTCGGAGGTGTCGCAGGCCGTCGCGGGCGTGCAGCTGCCGGCCGGCGCGCAGGCGTCGCTCGGCGGCGTCGCGTCGCAGCAGTCCGACGCGTTCGGGCAGCTCGGGCTCGCGGTGCTCGCGGCGATCCTGATCGTCTACATCATCATGGTGGCGACGTTCCGCAGCCTCATCCAGCCGCTCGTGCTCCTCGTCTCGGTGCCGTTCGCGGCGACCGGCGCGGTGCTGCTGCAGGTGGTCACGGGGATCCCGCTGGGCGTCGCGTCGATCATCGGCCTGCTGATGCTCGTGGGCATCGTCGTGACCAACGCGATCGTGCTCATCGACCTCGTGAACCAGTACCGGACGCGCGGCATGGCGCTCCGGGAGGCGATCCTGCAGGGTGCAGGGCGACGGCTCCGCCCCATCCTCATGACGGCGCTCGCGACGATCTTCGCGCTGCTGCCGCTCGCGATCGGGCTCACCGGGCACGGCGGGTTCATCTCGCAGCCGCTCGCGATCGTGGTGATCGGCGGCCTGCTCTCGTCGACCGTGTTGACCCTGCTGGTGCTGCCGTCGCTGTACTCGCTCGTCGAGCGGGCGGGTCTCCGGATCCGGGCGCGGGGAGACCGGAAGCGGGCCGAGCGCGGGCTGCCGGCCGGCGGATCCGCGGCCACGACCGAGTCCGGAACCGCGAGCTGATCCTCCCCTCACGACCCCGCCCGGGGGCGCCACGCGGCGCGCCCGGGCGGAGCGCTGCCCTGGTGCCCGGGGCGTGCGTCCGGTAGTGTTCTCCAGTCGGCTCTTGACACCGCTACCGGACCATCCATCCGGGCGGATGGATTTGTCAGTCAGGTGGGCCGGTTTCCCCCTCTCGTTCCGCAGAGGGGTACGTCACGCGATGACACGGCCCCCGGTCGACGACTGCCCGGGTTGAGAGCAGCTCTGCGCACCCTGATCCTGTAGCGCGCTGCTTCGCACATGCGCATTGTCATGCATCCGAGCAGAACGAGGACTCCCTCATGCCCTACAACAACGACTCCCCGCGCGGCGCCAAGCGCGCCCCCGCGGGATCCCGCAGCCCGAACCACCGCGGCTACAACTCCGATCCGGCGCCCAAGAAGCAGCGCTGGAACGCCGACGAGCGTGCCCAGCGCTCCGGCCAGGACGACCGCCCCCAGCGCGGCGGCGCAGCCCGTCCCGCGCGCGGCGGCGACCGCCCCAACTGGGAGCCCCGCGCCGAGCGCCCCGCCGGCCGCGGCGAGCGTCCCGCGTACGGCGACCGCCCCAACCGCGCCAACGCGCGCCCCGAGCGCGGCGGCGACGCCCGTCCGCAGCGCGGCGAGCGCCCCTCCTACGGCGCCGGCAATGACCGCGGCCAGCGCAGCGAGCGCCCCTCGTACGGTGCCGAGCGCGGCCAGCGCTCCGAGCGTCCGTCCTACGGCAACTCGCGTCCCGACCGCGGCGGCGAGCGCTCCGAGCGTCCGTCCTACAACGATCGCGCGCCGCGCAACGACCGTCCGTCCTACGGGAACGACCGGCCGCAGCGGTCGGAGCGTCCGGCCTACAACGACCGGAACGAGCGCCCCTCGTACGGCGATCGTGCCCAGCGTTCCGAGCGCCCGTCCTACGGTGACCGCGCGCAGCGTTCCGAGCGTCCCGCGTACAACGACCGCCCGGCTCGCACCGAGCGTCCGTCGTACAGCGACTCCCGCCCGGCGCGCACCGAGCGCCCCTCCTACGGCGACCGCGCCGAGCGCTCTGAGCGTCCCGCGTACAACGACCGCCCGGCCCGTACCGAGCGTCCCTCGTACAACGACCGTCCGGCCCGTACCGAGCGTCCCTCGTACAACGACCGTCCGGCCCGTACCGAGCGTCCCTCGTACAACGATCGTCCGGCCCGCAGCGAGCGTCCCTCCTACGGCGACCGCCCCCAGCGGAGCGAGCGCCCGTCCTACGACGACGCCCGTCCCAAGCGCGACAGCGACTTCTACCCGAGCAAGGAGGGCGCCCCGCGCCACGCGCCGTCCGAGGACGTCGTGCTCGAGCGCCTCGAGGCCCAGGCCACCACGGCCAAGGACGTCGACGGCGTGACCTTCGCGGCCCTCGGCCTCGGCCAGAACATCGTCCGCGTGCTCGAGGAGCTGGGCGCGGCGAGCCCGTTCCCGATCCAGGCCGCCACGATCCCGGACGTGCTCGCGGGTCGCGACGTGCTCGGCCGCGGCCGCACCGGATCCGGCAAGACCATCGCGTTCGGCGCGCCCCTCGTGGAGCGCCTGCTGGAGAACGACGGCGCGAAGAACCGCAAGATGGGCCGCAAGCCCCGCGCGCTGATCCTCGCCCCGACGCGCGAGCTCGCCATGCAGATCGACCGCACGGTGCAGCCCATCGCCCGCTCGGTGGGCCTGTTCACCACCACGATCTTCGGCGGCGTGCCGCAGTTCAAGCAGGTGGGTGCGCTGCAGCGCGGCGTCGACATCCTCATCGCGACCCCCGGCCGCCTCGAGGACCTCATCGACCAGGGCCGCCTCGACCTGTCGGAGATCGTCGTCACCGTCCTCGACGAGGCCGACCACATGTGCGACCTGGGCTTCCTCGAGCCCGTGCAGCGGATCCTCCGCCAGGTGAAGAAGGACGGCCAGCGCCTGCTCTTCTCCGCCACGCTCGACAAGGGCGTCGCGACGCTCGTCAACGAGTTCCTGCCGTCGCCCAGCGTCCACGAGGTCGCGGGCGAGGACCAGGCGTCGTCGACCATCGACCACCGCGTGCTCCTCATCGAGCAGCGCGACAAGGCCGCGATCATCGAGCAGCTCAGCTCGGGCGAGGGCAAGACGCTGATCTTCGCCCGCACCCGCGCGTTCGCCGAGCAGCTCGCCGACCAGCTCGAGGACGCCGGCATCCCGGCCACGTCGCTGCACGGCGACCTCAACCAGGCGCGCCGCACGCGCAACCTGCAGCTCCTCACGAGCGGCAAGGTCCGCGTGCTCGTGGCGACCGACGTGGCCGCCCGCGGCATCCACGTGGACGACATCGGGCTGGTCATCCAGGCCGACGCGCCCGACGAGTACAAGAGCTACCTCCACCGCGCCGGCCGCACGGGCCGCGCGGGCAAGCAGGGCACCGTCGTGACGCTGATCACGAAGGCCCGCCGCCGTCGCATGGACGACCTCCTGGGTCGCGCCGAGATCAAGGCGACTACGGTCATGGCCGCCGCAGGGGACCGCGTCATCGCGGACCTCGCGCGCGTCTAGCTCTCACGCACGACCACGACGGCCGTCCCATCCCCCAGCGGGGTGGGGCGGCCGTCGTCGTGCATGGGTGCTCCCGCGGTCTGGCATCCTCGATGCCGTGCCCGACCGGATCCGCCTGCTGACGCCCGACGACGCCCCCGCGCTGTCCGGGCTGCGCCTGCGCAGCCGCGCGTTCCTCGCGCCGTGGGAGCCGATCCGGCAGCCCGACCACGACACCCCCGCGGGTCAGCGCGCCGACGTCGAGGCGGCGCTCGCGCAGCACGCGCGCGGGCAGGGCGTGCCGCTCGCGATCCTCGACGACGACGGATCCGTGGCCGGGCGGATCAACCTGAACGGCATCGTCCGCGGCGCGTTCGAGTCGTGCGCGATGGGGTACTGGCTCGCGGCGGATCGCACCGGCCGTGGGCTCGCGACCTCCGCAGTTGAGGCCGCGGTCACCCTCGCGTTCGGCGAGCTGGGGCTGCACCGGGTGGAGGCCGGCACGCTCCTGCACAACGCCGCATCGCAGGCCGTGCTCGCGCGCTGCGGGTTCACGCGCTACGGGCTCGCCCCGCGCTACCTCCGCATCGCGGGGGAGTGGCAGGACCACGTGCTCTTCCAGCGGCTGGCGGACGACGCGCCCGTCTGACCGCGCCTCGGCAGAGCCGCCGGATAGCCTCGACCGCATGCAGATCCGCCCCGCCACGGACGCCGACTGGCCCCTGATCCACCCCTTCTACCGGGCGATCGTCGACGCCGGCCGCGCCTACGCGCTCCCGGCCGGGCAGTCGCTCGAGGAGGCGCGGCCGTACTGGATGGCCCAGGCGCCGGCCCGCACCTTCGTGGCGGTGGACGAGGACGGCACCGTGCTCGGATCCGCCAAGGCCGGACCCAA encodes:
- a CDS encoding GNAT family N-acetyltransferase — encoded protein: MPDRIRLLTPDDAPALSGLRLRSRAFLAPWEPIRQPDHDTPAGQRADVEAALAQHARGQGVPLAILDDDGSVAGRINLNGIVRGAFESCAMGYWLAADRTGRGLATSAVEAAVTLAFGELGLHRVEAGTLLHNAASQAVLARCGFTRYGLAPRYLRIAGEWQDHVLFQRLADDAPV
- a CDS encoding DEAD/DEAH box helicase; amino-acid sequence: MPYNNDSPRGAKRAPAGSRSPNHRGYNSDPAPKKQRWNADERAQRSGQDDRPQRGGAARPARGGDRPNWEPRAERPAGRGERPAYGDRPNRANARPERGGDARPQRGERPSYGAGNDRGQRSERPSYGAERGQRSERPSYGNSRPDRGGERSERPSYNDRAPRNDRPSYGNDRPQRSERPAYNDRNERPSYGDRAQRSERPSYGDRAQRSERPAYNDRPARTERPSYSDSRPARTERPSYGDRAERSERPAYNDRPARTERPSYNDRPARTERPSYNDRPARTERPSYNDRPARSERPSYGDRPQRSERPSYDDARPKRDSDFYPSKEGAPRHAPSEDVVLERLEAQATTAKDVDGVTFAALGLGQNIVRVLEELGAASPFPIQAATIPDVLAGRDVLGRGRTGSGKTIAFGAPLVERLLENDGAKNRKMGRKPRALILAPTRELAMQIDRTVQPIARSVGLFTTTIFGGVPQFKQVGALQRGVDILIATPGRLEDLIDQGRLDLSEIVVTVLDEADHMCDLGFLEPVQRILRQVKKDGQRLLFSATLDKGVATLVNEFLPSPSVHEVAGEDQASSTIDHRVLLIEQRDKAAIIEQLSSGEGKTLIFARTRAFAEQLADQLEDAGIPATSLHGDLNQARRTRNLQLLTSGKVRVLVATDVAARGIHVDDIGLVIQADAPDEYKSYLHRAGRTGRAGKQGTVVTLITKARRRRMDDLLGRAEIKATTVMAAAGDRVIADLARV